One region of Coregonus clupeaformis isolate EN_2021a chromosome 31, ASM2061545v1, whole genome shotgun sequence genomic DNA includes:
- the LOC121547746 gene encoding voltage-dependent anion-selective channel protein 2, with amino-acid sequence MAVPPSYGDLGKSAKDIFNKGYGFGLVKLDVKTKSSSGVEFKTSGSSNTDTSKVNGNLETKYKWGEYGLTFTEKWTTDNTLGTEITVEDQITKGLKLTFDTQFSPNSGKKSGKVKTAYKREYVNLGVDVDFDFAGPAIHGAAVTGYEGWLAGYQMTFDTAKSKMTQSNFAVGYKTDDFQLHTNVNDGTEFGGSIYQKVNDQLETAVNLAWTAGSNSTRFGIAAKYQLDSSASISVKVNNASLVGVGYNQTLRPGMKLILSALVDGKSINAGGHKLGLGLELEA; translated from the exons ATGGCTGTCCCTCCATCATATGGTGATCTTGGTAAATCTGCAAAGGACATCTTCAACAAAGGATATG GTTTTGGATTGGTGAAACTTGACGTCAAGACCAAGTCTTCAAGTGGAGTG GAATTCAAAACCTCTGGCTCGTCCAACACTGACACCAGCAAAGTCAATGGCAACCTGGAGACCAAGTACAAATGGGGTGAATACGGCCTGACGTTTACAGAGAAGTGGACAACAGACAACACTCTGGGGACTGAGATCACTGTTGAAGACCAG ATCACCAAAGGACTGAAACTTACGTTCGACACCCAATTCTCACCAAATTCTGG CAAGAAGAGTGGGAAGGTGAAGACTGCCTATAAGCGTGAATACGTCAACTTGGGCGTAGATGTAGACTTTGACTTTGCCGGCCCGGCCATCCACGGTGCAGCGGTGACCGGATACGAgggatggctggctggctaccAGATGACCTTCGACACGGCCAAGTCCAAAATGACCCAGAGCAACTTCGCTGTTGGCTACAAGACGGATGATTTCCAGCTGCACACCAATGT TAATGATGGCACAGAGTTTGGAGGGTCCATCTACCAGAAGGTGAATGACCAGCTGGAGACTGCTGTGAACCTGGCCTGGACAGCAGGCAGCAACAGCACCCGCTTTGGCATCGCTGCCAAGTATCAGCTGGACTCCAGTGCCTCGATATCT GTTAAAGTTAACAATGCTAGTTTGGTGGGAGTTGGCTATAACCAGACACTGCGGCCAG GTATGAAACTTATCCTGTCTGCACTGGTCGATGGCAAAAGCATCAACGCCGGTGGCCACAAACTGGGCCTGGGCCTGGAGCTGGAGGCATAA